Genomic window (Chthonomonas sp.):
AAGAAAGCCCTAGTTGAGTCACTCAAGACCTCTCAATTGGTTTTGCCGCTCGACTCCACTTCGACCGAAACCCGAGATCAAAAGTCAGCCGAATTCTTGAGCGACATTGATGTTTCCTCTCTACCTGAATCTATTCTTCAACTCGTCAAGCAGAGCATTCTTCAGTTGGACTACGACAAACGAATGCAAAGTCCTCGTTACGGAGCCTGCTTCCAAACGCTCTTTGAAGCACTTGAAAATCTCTGTGGCACACTCCTGATTTCCCTCGCCTCACCGATCATTCCCCAGTCACCGAACGAGCATCGAACATTCTTTGATCCCTACTTACCGAGTGGGGTCGAAAACCTATCTCCATTGCTTCGTGATCAGGCAAAGAAGCTTCGGCGCAACGTTGTTGACCGAGGTCGATCAAATCTCTTGGGCAACTTCTTGTTCATGCTTGGATTCTCTAGGCAAACTAAGTTCAGCCAGGTTCATGGGGTCCCTATCTGGGACGCAGTTCGAGAAGCTTTTGGCGATTCATCCTTCGATGAACTCTATGATCAGATTGACTCCTGCAACGCTTTTCGAAACACCTACATAGCTCATGGAGATACTCCTCTGACTGATCCGGCTCTAGCCGAAGACAATCTGAGGAGCTGGATACAGTGCATCATCGAGCTACATTCCGAAGTGAATTCTAGGACTTCCCATTAAGAAGGCGTTCTAGCCCATTCACGGCATCGGATTCCAGTGCCGGAACAAGGTGAACGTAAGTGTCGGCGGTCAAACTGATTTGCGAGTGCCCGAGGACATCAGAAACAGTCTTGATGCTCACTCCAGATTGAAGCATCAATGTTGCCGCAGAATGCCGCAGATCATGAACTCGGATTCTTGGCTCTTCGATACGGTCCATGAGTTCATCGAGAATTCGTCCGACCTTCCTCGGATCGAGCGGTGTACCGATTGAAGAAGTAAAGACGTGTCCGCTGTCAACCCATTCAGACCACTCTTCCTTAAGCTGCAACTGACGCTCTCGCTGTGCCCGGAGTCGTTGCACGAGGATATCCGGGAGCCTCATTGTCCGCTTTGACTTTTGGGTCTTCAGTTGGGTTAGCAATAGAACCCCATTTTCGTATTGAAGTTGGCCCAACACTTGGACTGTTCCTTCTTCAAAATTGACTGCTTCCCACTTCAACCCGAGTGCTTCCCCTTTCCTCAAGCCAAGGGTAAGAATGGTCTGTATTAGCAATCCTTGGGGATGATCATTGCAGGCGGCAATCAACTTGACAGCGACTTCGTCTCGCAGTGCTGAAGCGGTCTTGTGCTCCACTCTTGGCGATTTCGTCTTTCGAACAACGTTTTGCGTGAGGAGGTCGTCTCTAAACGCCTGTTCGAGCATGTTGTTGAGAACAATCCGAATGATTCGAATTGTATTCGCTGACTTGCCTTGCTTTTCGTGGAGCCGAAACAGGTTCACGACTGATTCACGCGTGATGGCACTCAGCTTCAGACTCCCTAGGTACGGACGAATGTAGCTTTCGACCATGAGTTGGTAGCTCCGATACGTTGAAGGCCGCACTTCGGATTGACGTTCGTTCAGCCACTGCGTGAGGTACTCGCTTACCGTTGGTTCCTGTTTGGAAAGGTCCTTGCCGCGTCCTCGTTGGCGGTTCATTTCTTCGAGCCACTTATTGCCTTCAACCTTTGTTTTTGCGTTGAAGGTCTTGTGACGAGTTTTGCCCTCGGCGTCCTTGACCTCTATGCGACAAAACCAAATGTCTCCTTTCTTCGTGATAGAACCTGAACCTTTCGCTCGACGGTTTGTTGTACGTTTCATTAAAAGTCACCTCCTAGCTTGCCCTTAAGAAGCAGACCCGCCCTTGCCGCCCTTATATCGCGCCTGAGGTTCGCATCACTTTGAGAGATTGAGAGGTCTGGGAACCGAACTCGCATAACTCGTCTGACTTCTGCCAAATCTGGTTCCGAACTTCCGAGTTCGATGGAGACGAGGGCAAGAGCCTTTCTCGTTCGAGTCAAACTCTTTGTTTTGAACATGTGCGAACGCACTTCGTTGTATAGATATCCGACGTCCTTGACGCTCATCCAAACCGGAACGCGGAGAGTGATCAGAGAAGCAATGGGAAACTTGTCGTTTCCCGAGACTTCAATAGACGGAACACGGAAATGCGGGACTTCTCCCAGGAGGATCATTCCTACGATCTCCGATCTAACCCAAGGCACAATTCCCGAAATGCGGGCAACTAGGAATCCGAGATCAACCAACGGTTGATTTCTCGGTGAGTAAACGATAACCGCTGAATTCGAGCCGACCCGAACCGACAGAAGCTTCGGTTCATCTTGCTCTTGAACTTTGACTGACGCGGCTTTTGCCCGCAACCGACTGATGAGTTCTTCAGCATTTGTCCAAGGCAGTTGCTTTTTTATGGCGGCAAGTTCTTCACGAAACAGTTTCTCTACTTCCGCTTTTAGTGCAAGCGAAGTGAGCCACTCTTCTCCTTCATCGGTATCTAGAAGGGCCGCGTCGGACTCGAAATCAGTGACGCTCGTGACACTGTTTTTGCTCCCGAGATCATTCTTGACGCGAGAACGCACAGACCCAAGTACGTCCTCAATCTCTTCCCGAAGTTCAGCCAGGTCCGCCGAACTTTGGCTCGCAACGAAGTTGTTGTAAGCATTCGTTACTTGAATGCTATCACGGAGCCTTCTGAAGTCAGCGTCGGAGAGTTGGCGTCCGGAAGCTTCTTCTAGATTAGCTCTGCTATCCTCTGGCATCATTTTATATCGTTTCATTCTGATTATCGTTCTTGATTATGATTCATTTGTTCATGGGTGTCAAGAGTGCCCTGTGAACAAAGAGGACAATCATGGAGAAACAGTTTTTCAAGACAAGTGAAGCCGCCGAAGTGATCGGCATTTCCCGAACAGGAATCTACAAGTTGATCTGGCAGGGACGCCTCGCCAGTATCCTGATCAACGGCCGCAACCGGAGGATTCCCCGAGCGTCACTCGAAGAGTTCATTCGGGCCGAGAACGACCGGGCAAACCACGTTCACAAGGAGGTAACTCAATGACTTGCCTTCAATGGTCAAGAAAGTACGTGGACTTGGGGTTTTCTCCAATCCCGTTAGCCAAGGGAAAGAAGCATTGCGCGTTGAGGGGATGGCCCTCGAAGGACTTCACGTCGGACCTCGAAGCATCATTTCGAAGCGCATCAGGAGTTGCGCTCCACTTGAAGGACGGCTTGACTCAGGTTGACTTCGACTGCAAGGAGGCTGAGCTTCTCGGTCAGGAACTATTGCCTACAACTGGAGCAATCAGCGGAAGGCAATCAAGTCCCCAAATGCACCTTGTTTTTAGGGTGATTGGACGACCCGTAAAGCGGTCTTTCAAGCTGAGCATGGGGACCGGGCGGGACATGATCGTCGAAATTCGCTCTGCTATGGGGGCGAGTGAAGGGGTTGCTATGCCAGTGGAACCTAGCTTTCATCCAGAAGGAGAGCAATACGCTTGGCACACACTAGGGGAGCCTGCTGAGGTGAGTGGCGAAGACCTCATCAGAGCGTGTGTCGAGGTGACGATTGGAACAGCGATAGCAAGAGTCGCGAAAAGTGGCTCCAGGCATGAAGTTTATCTTCGTACGGCTTCAGTGATGCTTCGCCGAGGTTGGACTTCGGAACGAGTCAAACGAATCTTTCGGTCCGTTTGCCGCGTGATTGGTGACCAAGAAGTGAGCGATAGATTGAAGGCAGTCGATACAACGGAATCGAAGATTGAGAATGGTGAAGCAGTCACGACTGACGAAGACTTATCGGAACTGTTTTCTAACCCAAAATGCTTCGGCGAATTCGTGAGGTTAATTGAGGGAGATTCTACTTCACCGAGTAAGAGAGCGAAAAATGAGACCGATTCACTCAAAAGAAGCATCGTAGACGAATGCCTCAAATTGAGTCGCGTCAAGGATAGAACTGGCATCGTGTATGTTCGGATTCCAACACGGCAAGGACACAACGTCGTATCAATCGAATCGCGTGACTTCAATGATTGGATTTCTTCGATAGCCTTCACAAGGTTCAAAGCACCAAGCAAGCAACTGATCCAAGACTCCATTCACTATGTACTCAGTCTCACGAGAACGGACGCAGAAACCCCGACGGTTCAGCCGAAGGTTAGATGCTCCAGAGAAGGCGATATCATTTGGGTTCAGTTGGGGCCGTCAAGGTTTGTGAGAATCGACTCTAACGGCTGGG
Coding sequences:
- a CDS encoding site-specific integrase, which translates into the protein MKRTTNRRAKGSGSITKKGDIWFCRIEVKDAEGKTRHKTFNAKTKVEGNKWLEEMNRQRGRGKDLSKQEPTVSEYLTQWLNERQSEVRPSTYRSYQLMVESYIRPYLGSLKLSAITRESVVNLFRLHEKQGKSANTIRIIRIVLNNMLEQAFRDDLLTQNVVRKTKSPRVEHKTASALRDEVAVKLIAACNDHPQGLLIQTILTLGLRKGEALGLKWEAVNFEEGTVQVLGQLQYENGVLLLTQLKTQKSKRTMRLPDILVQRLRAQRERQLQLKEEWSEWVDSGHVFTSSIGTPLDPRKVGRILDELMDRIEEPRIRVHDLRHSAATLMLQSGVSIKTVSDVLGHSQISLTADTYVHLVPALESDAVNGLERLLNGKS
- a CDS encoding helix-turn-helix domain-containing protein; the encoded protein is MEKQFFKTSEAAEVIGISRTGIYKLIWQGRLASILINGRNRRIPRASLEEFIRAENDRANHVHKEVTQ
- a CDS encoding bifunctional DNA primase/polymerase, which gives rise to MDLGFSPIPLAKGKKHCALRGWPSKDFTSDLEASFRSASGVALHLKDGLTQVDFDCKEAELLGQELLPTTGAISGRQSSPQMHLVFRVIGRPVKRSFKLSMGTGRDMIVEIRSAMGASEGVAMPVEPSFHPEGEQYAWHTLGEPAEVSGEDLIRACVEVTIGTAIARVAKSGSRHEVYLRTASVMLRRGWTSERVKRIFRSVCRVIGDQEVSDRLKAVDTTESKIENGEAVTTDEDLSELFSNPKCFGEFVRLIEGDSTSPSKRAKNETDSLKRSIVDECLKLSRVKDRTGIVYVRIPTRQGHNVVSIESRDFNDWISSIAFTRFKAPSKQLIQDSIHYVLSLTRTDAETPTVQPKVRCSREGDIIWVQLGPSRFVRIDSNGWEVVSESPVWFLWSPAMEELPDPKNGQKLSIVRELIGISRNYSWLAVCSWLISATAGQGPFPVLLVNGPQGSGKSTLCAALKSLVDPESSSSIGSGNLSQERLFQLAKRRHVLMIDNQSTVSAEMSDGLCRLASGGEVINRRLYTDDEELHYQASRPLILNGITEFATAPDLLDRSVLCILDPVSPEKRKLLADLNTRLQSYRSELLGAIYGAISVGLRRIQSGFKPELPRNADSMLLALACEESFECPQTTLLEMIEETSSVQSEVALDNSPVGRVALILGRTGWKGTSTDFFEEMSQRDMTKPGMGLTSRKVKRELDRLRGDLFKKGVSYDTKRTNEERLIILEPLLDSVEEPKKSFRISKKNPES